In Streptomyces sclerotialus, one genomic interval encodes:
- a CDS encoding aldo/keto reductase, whose product MEQRHLGRTGLRVSRLGLGTLTWARDTDDRDAADQLKTFWEAGGTLVDTADVYADGGAEYLLGRIVEGMVPRRDLVIATKAGSVLEPDRRVDGSRRHLLAALDDSLQRLGTDYVDLWQVHAFDPHTPLEETLQALDTAVSSGRARYVGVANFSGWQLAKAATWQLAAPAVRTRLASAQLEYSLLQRGVEREVLPAALDLGLGLLPSSPLGRGVLTGKYRHATPPDSRGASEHLAPFVAPYLDDAAGRIVDAVATAADGLAVTPLQVALCWLRDRPGVTAPLVGARTAQQLRAALSVETLSLPDEIRRALDDVSAPVHRYPDHDWSTL is encoded by the coding sequence ATGGAGCAAAGGCACCTCGGCCGCACCGGCCTGCGCGTGTCCCGTCTCGGTCTGGGCACGCTGACCTGGGCGCGCGATACGGACGACCGTGACGCCGCCGACCAGCTCAAGACGTTCTGGGAGGCGGGCGGCACCCTCGTGGACACCGCCGACGTCTACGCCGACGGCGGCGCCGAATACCTCCTGGGCCGGATCGTGGAGGGCATGGTGCCCCGCCGTGACCTGGTCATCGCGACCAAGGCCGGCAGCGTCCTGGAGCCGGACCGCAGGGTCGACGGCTCCCGCCGCCATCTCCTCGCCGCGCTCGACGACTCCCTGCAGCGCCTCGGCACCGACTACGTCGACCTCTGGCAGGTCCACGCCTTCGACCCGCACACCCCGCTGGAGGAGACCCTCCAGGCCCTGGACACCGCCGTCAGCAGCGGCCGGGCCCGCTACGTCGGCGTCGCGAACTTCTCCGGCTGGCAGCTCGCCAAGGCCGCGACCTGGCAGCTGGCGGCGCCGGCCGTGCGCACCCGGCTGGCGAGCGCGCAGCTGGAGTACTCCCTCCTCCAGCGCGGCGTCGAGCGCGAGGTGCTGCCCGCCGCGCTCGACCTCGGCCTGGGCCTGCTGCCCTCCTCCCCGCTCGGCCGCGGCGTCCTCACGGGCAAGTACCGGCACGCCACGCCGCCCGACTCACGCGGCGCGTCCGAGCACTTGGCGCCCTTCGTCGCGCCGTATCTCGACGACGCGGCCGGCCGGATCGTCGACGCGGTCGCCACGGCGGCGGACGGCCTCGCCGTGACCCCGCTCCAGGTCGCCCTGTGCTGGCTCCGCGACCGTCCGGGCGTGACCGCGCCGCTCGTCGGCGCGCGTACTGCGCAGCAGCTCAGGGCGGCATTGTCAGTGGAGACCCTTAGTCTTCCTGACGAGATCCGGCGTGCACTGGACGACGTCTCCGCGCCCGTGCACCGCTATCCCGACCACGACTGGAGCACCCTGTGA
- a CDS encoding FadR/GntR family transcriptional regulator: MAVTDEAIEKIKGMIVSGALRPGDRLPKESELAAELGLSRNSLREAVRALALIRILDVRQGDGTYVTSLDPQLLLEAMSFVVDFHRDDTVLEFLAVRRILEPAATAMATSRISPERLDALDAQLDTLGPAPSVEDLVACDLEFHRSIVAASGNSVLCSLLDGLSGPTTRARIWRGLTQKDAVSRTLTEHRAILGALRARDAEAARAWATVHIASVEQWLRASL, translated from the coding sequence ATGGCGGTCACGGACGAGGCCATCGAGAAGATCAAGGGAATGATCGTCTCCGGCGCGCTGCGCCCCGGCGACCGGCTGCCCAAGGAGAGCGAACTCGCCGCCGAACTGGGCCTGTCCCGCAACTCCCTGCGCGAGGCCGTCCGCGCCCTGGCACTGATCCGCATCCTGGACGTACGCCAGGGCGACGGCACGTACGTCACGAGCCTGGACCCGCAGCTGCTGCTGGAGGCGATGAGCTTCGTGGTGGACTTCCACCGCGACGACACCGTCCTGGAGTTCCTGGCCGTCCGCCGCATCCTGGAGCCGGCGGCCACCGCGATGGCCACGTCCCGGATCTCCCCCGAACGGCTGGACGCGCTGGACGCGCAGCTGGACACGCTCGGCCCCGCCCCTTCGGTGGAGGACCTGGTCGCCTGCGACCTCGAATTCCACCGGAGCATCGTGGCCGCGTCCGGCAACTCGGTGCTCTGCTCGCTGCTGGACGGCCTCTCCGGGCCGACCACCCGCGCCCGCATCTGGCGCGGGCTCACCCAGAAGGACGCGGTGAGCCGCACCCTCACCGAACACCGCGCCATCCTCGGCGCGCTGCGGGCCCGTGACGCCGAGGCCGCCCGCGCCTGGGCCACCGTGCACATCGCCAGCGTGGAGCAGTGGCTGCGGGCATCGCTGTGA
- a CDS encoding PAC2 family protein — protein sequence MIELEGVPELIDPVMVAAFEGWNDAGDAASAAVAHLDREWKGEVFAALDAEDYYDFQVNRPTVFLEDGVRKITWPTTRLSVVRVGGEKPRDLVLVRGIEPSMRWRSFCNEILGFAHELGVEMLVVLGALLGDTPHTRPVPVSGVTSDPDLARTMDLEESKYEGPTGIVGILQEACTHAGVPAVSLWAAVPHYVSQPPNPKATLALLNRLEDLLDLRIPLGELGEDARAWQLGVDQLAAEDSEVAEYVQSLEEARDTAELPEASGEAIAREFERYLRRRDPQAGPGVATDGGLADGRDGSYLRDSAGGRTRPPKPPKTDGGGQKPARGAEDGPAKQDRQEREQGDAPDGGAGGTAGGTEASKASGDPSPKASGDADPAAPADPPDSPDTDSSED from the coding sequence GTGATCGAGCTGGAGGGGGTGCCCGAGCTGATCGATCCGGTCATGGTGGCCGCGTTCGAAGGCTGGAACGACGCCGGCGACGCCGCCTCCGCCGCGGTCGCGCACCTGGACCGGGAGTGGAAGGGCGAGGTCTTCGCCGCGCTGGACGCCGAGGACTACTACGACTTCCAGGTCAACCGCCCCACCGTCTTCCTGGAGGACGGCGTACGCAAGATCACGTGGCCGACGACCCGGCTCTCCGTGGTCCGGGTGGGCGGCGAGAAACCGCGCGATCTGGTGCTGGTGCGCGGCATCGAGCCCAGCATGCGCTGGCGGTCCTTCTGCAACGAGATCCTGGGCTTCGCCCACGAACTGGGCGTGGAGATGCTGGTCGTCCTGGGCGCGCTGCTCGGCGACACCCCGCACACCCGCCCGGTCCCCGTCAGCGGCGTCACCTCCGACCCCGACCTGGCGCGCACGATGGACCTGGAGGAGAGCAAGTACGAGGGCCCGACGGGCATCGTCGGCATCCTCCAGGAGGCCTGCACGCATGCCGGGGTGCCCGCGGTGAGCCTGTGGGCGGCCGTGCCGCACTACGTCTCGCAGCCGCCCAACCCCAAGGCGACGCTGGCGCTGCTCAACCGCCTGGAGGACCTGCTGGACCTGCGGATCCCGCTGGGCGAGCTGGGCGAGGACGCCCGGGCGTGGCAGCTGGGCGTGGACCAGCTGGCGGCCGAGGACAGCGAGGTCGCCGAGTACGTCCAGTCGCTGGAGGAGGCCCGGGACACCGCCGAGCTGCCGGAGGCGTCGGGCGAGGCGATCGCGCGGGAGTTCGAGCGCTATCTGCGGCGGCGGGACCCGCAGGCCGGTCCTGGTGTGGCGACCGACGGCGGGCTCGCCGACGGCCGCGACGGCTCCTACCTGCGCGACTCCGCCGGCGGGCGGACCCGCCCGCCCAAGCCGCCGAAGACGGACGGGGGCGGTCAGAAGCCGGCCCGTGGCGCGGAGGACGGCCCCGCGAAGCAGGACAGGCAGGAACGCGAGCAGGGGGATGCGCCGGACGGCGGCGCGGGCGGGACGGCCGGCGGGACGGAGGCCTCCAAGGCGTCCGGGGACCCGTCTCCGAAGGCGTCCGGGGACGCGGATCCGGCGGCACCGGCGGACCCGCCGGACTCCCCGGACACCGATTCCTCGGAGGACTGA
- a CDS encoding DUF3090 domain-containing protein, translated as MSRQVFFYDAPDRFVAGTVGLPGRRSFFLQATAAGRTTSVALEKTQVAALAERMDELLDEVVRRSGGNAPVPAVAPSEISDTAPLESPVEEEFRVGTMALAWDGDEERMIVEAQALVELDADDEEDLAEAEERLLQDDENGPPMLRVRLTGTMARAFAKRALEVVNAGRPPCPLCSLPLDPEGHVCPRQNGYRRDA; from the coding sequence TTGTCCCGTCAGGTGTTCTTCTACGACGCGCCGGACCGCTTCGTGGCCGGTACGGTCGGGCTGCCTGGCCGCCGCAGCTTCTTCCTCCAGGCCACAGCGGCCGGCCGCACCACCAGCGTCGCCCTGGAGAAGACCCAGGTCGCCGCACTCGCCGAGCGTATGGACGAGTTGCTGGACGAGGTGGTGCGCCGCAGCGGCGGCAACGCCCCGGTGCCGGCCGTCGCCCCGTCGGAGATCTCCGACACGGCGCCGCTGGAGAGCCCGGTGGAGGAGGAGTTCCGCGTCGGCACCATGGCGCTGGCCTGGGACGGCGACGAGGAACGCATGATCGTCGAGGCCCAGGCGCTGGTCGAGCTGGACGCCGACGACGAGGAGGACCTCGCCGAGGCCGAGGAGCGGCTGCTCCAGGACGACGAGAACGGCCCCCCGATGCTCCGCGTCCGGCTCACCGGCACCATGGCCCGCGCCTTCGCCAAGCGCGCCCTGGAAGTCGTCAACGCGGGCCGGCCGCCGTGCCCGCTGTGCAGCCTGCCGCTCGACCCGGAGGGACACGTATGTCCGCGCCAGAACGGATACCGGCGGGACGCCTGA
- a CDS encoding histidine phosphatase family protein: protein MPTLILVRHGRSTANNSGVLAGRTPGVALDERGVAQAAALPGRLAGVPLAAAVSSPLQRCRETLAPLLAARPELPLHTEDGINECDYGDWSGRKLAELTDEPLMSTVQQHPSAAGFPGGETMRTMQNRAVDAVRAWNARIEEAHGPEAVYLMCSHGDIIKSLVADALGMHLDLFQRVSVEPCSVTAVRYTPHRPYLIRLGDTGDLGSLAPKEDGSDTAAERDAAIGGGAGAS from the coding sequence ATGCCCACGCTGATCCTCGTACGGCACGGCCGCTCCACGGCCAACAACTCCGGCGTCCTCGCGGGCCGCACGCCCGGCGTCGCGCTGGACGAGCGCGGCGTCGCGCAGGCCGCTGCGCTGCCCGGCCGGCTCGCCGGCGTGCCGCTCGCCGCCGCGGTGTCCAGCCCCCTCCAGCGCTGCCGGGAGACGCTGGCCCCGCTGCTGGCGGCCCGCCCGGAACTGCCGCTGCACACCGAGGACGGCATCAACGAGTGCGACTACGGCGACTGGTCGGGGCGCAAGCTCGCCGAGCTGACCGACGAGCCGCTGATGTCCACCGTCCAGCAGCATCCCTCCGCCGCCGGTTTTCCCGGCGGCGAGACCATGCGCACCATGCAGAACCGCGCCGTCGACGCGGTCCGCGCCTGGAACGCGCGCATCGAGGAGGCGCACGGCCCCGAGGCGGTGTACCTGATGTGTTCGCACGGGGACATCATCAAGTCCCTCGTCGCGGACGCTCTCGGCATGCATCTGGACCTCTTCCAGCGGGTGTCCGTCGAGCCGTGCTCGGTGACGGCCGTGCGCTACACCCCGCACCGCCCGTACCTGATCCGGCTCGGCGACACCGGGGACCTCGGCTCGCTGGCCCCCAAGGAGGACGGCTCGGACACCGCCGCGGAGCGCGACGCGGCGATCGGCGGTGGCGCGGGAGCATCGTGA
- the corA gene encoding magnesium/cobalt transporter CorA: MPLVIVDCAIYRNGRRIEKPAGYSTALDEARAEGHSFLWLGMHEPTEEEFEQVSEEFGLHPLAVEDALKAHQRPKLEVYDDSLFMVLKPIVYDDEEGSVSTGELMLFIGDSFVVTVRHGEGSPLAAVRQRLEHEPDVLEKGPTAVLYAVSDAVVDHYIDVAAELQLDLEELEADVFAPVGSDGRGGRSSRNTAQTIYAFKREVLEFRRATGPLTEPMARLQNPGVPFVHDEARPFFRDVDDHLTRANESVEGMDRLLSDILSAHLAQMGVRQNDDMRKISAWAALAAVPTMIAGIYGMNFAHMPELEWTFGYPACLLVMAVLELWLYRLFKRRGWL, translated from the coding sequence ATGCCCCTTGTGATCGTGGATTGTGCCATCTACCGGAACGGCCGGCGGATCGAGAAGCCGGCGGGATACTCCACCGCGCTCGACGAAGCCCGCGCGGAGGGGCACTCCTTTCTGTGGCTCGGCATGCACGAGCCGACCGAGGAGGAGTTCGAGCAGGTCAGCGAGGAGTTCGGGCTCCATCCGCTGGCCGTGGAGGACGCGCTCAAGGCCCATCAGCGGCCGAAGCTGGAGGTGTACGACGACTCTCTGTTCATGGTCCTGAAACCGATCGTGTACGACGACGAGGAGGGCAGCGTCAGCACGGGCGAGCTGATGCTCTTCATAGGCGACTCCTTCGTCGTCACGGTGCGGCACGGCGAGGGCAGCCCCCTGGCGGCCGTCCGGCAGCGCCTGGAACACGAGCCCGACGTCCTGGAGAAGGGCCCGACGGCGGTCCTGTACGCGGTCAGCGACGCGGTGGTCGACCACTACATCGACGTGGCCGCGGAACTCCAGCTGGACCTGGAGGAGTTGGAGGCCGACGTCTTCGCTCCGGTGGGCTCGGACGGCAGGGGCGGCCGGAGCAGCCGGAACACCGCGCAGACGATCTACGCCTTCAAGCGCGAGGTGCTGGAGTTCCGGCGCGCCACGGGGCCGCTGACCGAGCCGATGGCGCGGCTGCAGAACCCGGGCGTACCGTTTGTGCACGACGAGGCGCGGCCGTTCTTCCGTGACGTCGACGACCACCTCACGCGGGCCAACGAGTCCGTGGAGGGCATGGACCGGCTGCTGTCGGACATCCTCTCGGCCCACCTGGCGCAGATGGGCGTGCGGCAGAACGACGACATGCGCAAGATCTCCGCGTGGGCCGCGCTGGCCGCCGTACCGACCATGATCGCGGGCATCTACGGCATGAACTTCGCGCACATGCCCGAGCTGGAGTGGACCTTCGGCTACCCGGCGTGCCTGCTGGTCATGGCGGTGCTCGAACTGTGGCTCTACCGGCTCTTCAAGCGACGGGGCTGGCTGTAG
- a CDS encoding S8 family peptidase, whose protein sequence is MTDQAPPGTGPGMAGPGPDGAGFTYQGAEPELIVVARAEPRLRAGADGVRSASGADISALEMFLSDQQLTLEPLFGNEDRIRAAMPQEPTAGTGTLPDLTLFYRVRGGDQRAVELTARLSALPEIETAYLKPGAVPASSAARGPEEDQGRKEGAPATPDFTGRQGHLGAAPEGVNAVWAWQRQGGDGEGVTIIDVEGAWQLGHEDLAERLAGIVVGTPFQDLAWRNHGTAVLGVIGGDRNDKGVVGIAPGAVTAAASIQGIGSAAAILAAAERLSRGDILLIELHRPGPRFDYEHRDDQRGYIALEWWPDDFAAIRWATAKGVVVVEAAGNGAESLDDALYERRPDRFPQWWRNPFNPSNQASGAILVGAGAPPPGTHGRDHGPDRSRLGFSNYGTRLDAQGWGREVTTTGGFWDRPGDLQGGTEEIAWYTDSFSGTSSASPVVVGALASLQGMLKAAGLEPMGPEQARDVLRNTGSPQQDAPGRPASQRIGNRPDIRAAVTHLVPTSVGSGQAERYWDELLPYPRELPPRLRLFVAGAWRNLNRPAPEVRQAVHSAFAGGRPDVRVWYSDDEVVGLVITG, encoded by the coding sequence ATGACCGACCAGGCACCTCCCGGTACGGGCCCCGGCATGGCGGGCCCCGGACCCGACGGAGCGGGATTCACCTACCAAGGAGCCGAACCGGAGCTGATCGTCGTCGCGCGGGCCGAGCCCAGGCTCCGCGCCGGCGCGGACGGCGTACGGTCGGCCTCAGGAGCCGACATCTCCGCCCTGGAGATGTTCCTCAGTGACCAGCAGCTCACCCTGGAGCCGCTGTTCGGCAACGAGGACCGGATACGGGCGGCCATGCCGCAGGAGCCCACTGCGGGCACCGGCACCCTCCCGGACCTCACGCTCTTCTACCGGGTACGGGGCGGCGACCAGCGGGCCGTGGAGCTGACCGCCCGGCTCTCCGCCCTCCCGGAGATCGAGACGGCGTACCTCAAGCCGGGTGCCGTGCCCGCCTCGTCGGCCGCCCGCGGCCCCGAGGAGGACCAGGGCCGCAAGGAAGGCGCGCCGGCGACGCCCGACTTCACGGGCCGTCAGGGCCATCTCGGTGCCGCACCCGAGGGCGTGAACGCCGTATGGGCCTGGCAGCGGCAGGGCGGCGACGGCGAGGGCGTCACCATCATCGACGTCGAGGGCGCCTGGCAGCTGGGCCACGAGGACCTGGCGGAGCGGCTCGCCGGCATCGTGGTCGGCACACCGTTCCAGGACCTGGCCTGGCGCAACCACGGCACGGCCGTCCTCGGTGTCATCGGGGGCGACCGCAACGACAAGGGCGTGGTGGGCATCGCACCCGGCGCGGTGACCGCCGCGGCCTCCATCCAGGGCATCGGTTCGGCGGCGGCGATCCTCGCGGCGGCCGAGCGGCTGTCGCGCGGTGACATCCTGCTGATCGAACTCCACCGGCCGGGCCCGCGGTTCGACTACGAGCACCGTGACGACCAGCGCGGCTACATCGCGCTGGAGTGGTGGCCGGACGACTTCGCCGCGATCCGCTGGGCGACCGCGAAGGGCGTCGTCGTGGTGGAGGCGGCCGGCAACGGCGCGGAGAGCCTGGACGACGCGCTGTACGAGCGCCGCCCCGACCGCTTCCCGCAGTGGTGGCGCAACCCCTTCAACCCCTCCAACCAGGCGTCCGGCGCGATCCTCGTCGGCGCGGGCGCCCCGCCGCCCGGTACCCACGGCCGTGACCACGGCCCGGACCGCTCGCGGCTGGGGTTCTCCAACTACGGCACCCGGCTGGACGCCCAGGGCTGGGGCCGCGAGGTCACCACGACCGGCGGTTTCTGGGACCGGCCCGGCGACCTGCAGGGCGGTACCGAGGAGATCGCCTGGTACACGGACAGCTTCTCGGGCACCTCATCGGCGTCCCCTGTCGTGGTCGGCGCGCTGGCGTCGCTGCAGGGCATGCTCAAGGCCGCGGGTCTGGAGCCGATGGGTCCCGAGCAGGCACGTGACGTGCTGCGGAACACCGGGTCACCGCAGCAGGACGCACCGGGCCGGCCGGCCTCCCAGCGGATCGGCAACCGGCCCGACATCAGGGCGGCAGTGACGCACCTGGTGCCCACCTCGGTCGGCTCCGGCCAGGCCGAGCGGTACTGGGACGAGTTGCTTCCGTACCCCCGAGAACTCCCCCCGCGGCTCCGGCTCTTCGTGGCCGGCGCGTGGCGGAACCTGAACCGGCCGGCGCCCGAAGTGCGCCAGGCGGTGCACTCCGCCTTCGCGGGGGGACGGCCCGACGTACGTGTGTGGTACTCCGACGACGAGGTCGTCGGCCTGGTCATCACAGGCTGA
- a CDS encoding LLM class F420-dependent oxidoreductase has translation MKLGINLGYWGAGMDGDNLAVAQEADRLGYAVCWAAEAYGSDGPTVLSWVAAQTQRIDVGSAIFQIPARTPAMTAMTAATLDSLSDGRFRLGLGVSGPQVSEGWYGVKFDKPLARTREYVEIVRKAMSRERLTYEGEHWTLPLPDGPGKPIKLTVHPKRERIPLYIAAIGPKNLEQTGEIADGALLIFPAAEHLQDTAISHLRAGREKAGLTMEGFDVCPTLPIAVGEDKDVPALADAFRPYTALYVGGMGSRKQNFYNQLARRMGYEQAAAEIQEKYLAKEKDAAAAAVPHELIDSTALLGSVERIADRMQAYAAAGVTTLTLSPAGFTLEERIAALRAGTEALERAGLA, from the coding sequence ATGAAGCTCGGGATCAACCTCGGTTACTGGGGTGCCGGCATGGACGGGGACAACCTCGCCGTCGCGCAGGAGGCCGACCGCCTCGGGTACGCGGTCTGCTGGGCGGCGGAGGCGTACGGTTCCGACGGGCCGACCGTGCTGTCCTGGGTGGCCGCGCAGACGCAGCGGATCGACGTCGGCTCCGCGATCTTCCAGATCCCGGCCCGTACGCCCGCCATGACGGCGATGACCGCCGCCACTCTGGACTCCCTGTCCGACGGCCGGTTCCGGCTGGGGCTGGGCGTCTCGGGGCCGCAGGTCTCCGAGGGCTGGTACGGCGTGAAGTTCGACAAGCCGCTGGCGCGGACCCGGGAGTACGTCGAGATCGTACGGAAGGCGATGTCGCGCGAGCGGCTGACCTACGAGGGCGAGCACTGGACGCTGCCGCTGCCCGACGGCCCGGGCAAGCCGATCAAGCTCACGGTGCACCCCAAGCGCGAGCGCATCCCGCTCTACATCGCCGCGATCGGGCCGAAGAACCTGGAACAGACGGGTGAGATCGCCGACGGCGCCCTGCTGATCTTCCCCGCCGCCGAGCACCTCCAGGACACGGCGATCTCGCACCTGCGCGCGGGCCGGGAGAAGGCCGGGCTGACGATGGAGGGCTTCGACGTCTGCCCGACGCTGCCGATCGCCGTCGGCGAGGACAAGGACGTGCCCGCGCTCGCCGACGCCTTCCGCCCGTACACCGCGCTCTACGTGGGCGGCATGGGCAGCCGCAAGCAGAACTTCTACAACCAGCTCGCGCGGCGGATGGGCTACGAGCAGGCGGCGGCCGAGATCCAGGAGAAGTACCTGGCGAAGGAGAAGGACGCGGCGGCCGCCGCCGTCCCGCACGAGCTCATCGACTCCACCGCCCTGCTCGGCTCGGTGGAGCGGATCGCGGACCGCATGCAGGCCTATGCCGCGGCCGGTGTGACGACGCTGACGCTGTCGCCCGCCGGCTTCACGCTGGAGGAGCGGATCGCCGCGCTGCGGGCGGGCACCGAGGCGCTGGAGCGGGCCGGGCTGGCCTGA
- a CDS encoding SCO1664 family protein, with product MSAPERIPAGRLTPAELEKHLEHGELTVLGRVREASNAVLYCSITYQDRTGHCVYKPIAGERPLWDFPDGTLAQREVAAYEISRATGWDLIPPTVLRDGPYGRGMVQEWIEASGEGDSPELLALVDDEEPGPGWKAVGLAQVDEERTALLVHADDPRLRRLAVLDAVINNGDRKGGHLLPTADGRCYAIDHGVTFHVADRLRTLLWGWAGEPLTEEAVAVLERLAAETADGEPLAARLAECLTGDEIAALRERIAGMLRAGVHPQPSGEWPPIPWPPL from the coding sequence ATGTCCGCGCCAGAACGGATACCGGCGGGACGCCTGACGCCCGCCGAGCTCGAGAAGCACCTCGAGCACGGCGAGCTCACGGTCCTCGGCCGGGTCCGCGAGGCGTCCAACGCCGTCCTGTACTGCTCGATCACGTACCAGGACCGGACCGGCCACTGCGTGTACAAGCCGATCGCGGGGGAGCGCCCGCTGTGGGACTTCCCCGACGGCACGCTCGCCCAGCGCGAGGTCGCCGCGTACGAGATCTCCCGCGCCACGGGCTGGGACCTCATCCCGCCCACGGTGCTGCGTGACGGCCCGTACGGGCGCGGCATGGTCCAGGAGTGGATCGAGGCGTCCGGCGAGGGCGACAGCCCCGAGCTGCTGGCCCTGGTCGACGACGAGGAACCGGGGCCCGGCTGGAAGGCGGTCGGCCTCGCGCAGGTCGACGAGGAGCGGACGGCGCTCCTCGTGCACGCCGACGACCCGCGGCTGCGCCGGCTCGCCGTCCTGGACGCGGTGATCAACAACGGTGACCGCAAGGGTGGTCACCTGCTGCCCACCGCCGACGGCCGCTGCTACGCGATCGACCACGGTGTGACCTTCCACGTGGCGGACCGGCTGCGCACCCTCCTGTGGGGGTGGGCGGGCGAGCCGCTGACCGAGGAGGCCGTCGCGGTGCTGGAGCGGCTGGCCGCGGAGACCGCGGACGGGGAGCCGCTCGCCGCCCGACTGGCCGAATGCCTCACCGGGGACGAGATCGCGGCGCTGCGGGAGCGGATCGCCGGAATGCTGCGCGCGGGCGTGCATCCGCAGCCCAGCGGCGAATGGCCGCCCATTCCCTGGCCGCCGCTGTGA
- the mshC gene encoding cysteine--1-D-myo-inosityl 2-amino-2-deoxy-alpha-D-glucopyranoside ligase — translation MHAWPASEVPALPGQGRDLRIHDTATGGRVTLAPGPVARIYVCGITPYDATHMGHAATYNAFDLVQRVWLDTKRQVHYVQNVTDVDDPLLERAVATGDDWTALAERETALFREDMTALRMLPPKDYVGAVEAIPRIVPMVERLRDAGAAYELDGDVYFSVEADPHFGEVSNLDAEAMRLLSAERGGDPERQGKKNPLDPMLWMAARDGEPSWDGASLGRGRPGWHIECVAIALEHLGMGFDVQGGGSDLAFPHHEMGASHAQALTGEHPFAKAYVHAGMVALDGEKMSKSKGNLVFVSKVRQAGTDPAAIRLALLAHHYRADWEWTDQVLQDAVDRLARWRAAVSRPDGPPAEALLEELREALADDLDSPAALAAVDRWAERQQAAGGTDEGAPGLVSRAVDALLGVAL, via the coding sequence ATGCATGCATGGCCCGCTTCTGAGGTCCCCGCCCTGCCCGGCCAGGGCCGCGACCTGAGGATCCACGACACCGCGACCGGCGGACGGGTGACCCTCGCCCCCGGTCCCGTCGCCCGTATCTACGTCTGCGGCATCACGCCGTACGACGCGACCCACATGGGGCACGCGGCGACCTACAACGCGTTCGACCTCGTTCAGCGCGTGTGGCTCGACACGAAGCGGCAGGTCCACTACGTGCAGAACGTCACCGATGTCGACGACCCGCTGCTGGAGCGGGCCGTGGCCACCGGCGACGACTGGACCGCGCTCGCCGAGCGTGAGACCGCCCTCTTCCGCGAGGACATGACCGCCCTGCGGATGCTCCCCCCGAAGGACTACGTCGGCGCCGTCGAGGCCATACCGCGCATCGTGCCGATGGTGGAGCGGCTCCGTGACGCCGGTGCCGCGTACGAGCTCGACGGTGACGTCTACTTCTCCGTCGAGGCCGACCCGCACTTCGGCGAGGTCTCGAACCTCGACGCCGAGGCGATGCGGCTGCTCTCCGCCGAGCGCGGCGGCGACCCGGAGCGCCAGGGCAAGAAGAACCCCCTGGACCCGATGCTGTGGATGGCGGCCCGCGACGGCGAGCCCAGCTGGGACGGTGCCTCGCTCGGCCGGGGCCGCCCCGGCTGGCACATCGAGTGCGTGGCCATCGCCCTGGAGCACCTGGGCATGGGCTTCGACGTCCAGGGCGGCGGGTCCGACCTGGCCTTCCCGCACCACGAGATGGGCGCCTCGCACGCCCAGGCGCTGACCGGCGAGCACCCGTTCGCCAAGGCGTACGTGCACGCCGGGATGGTCGCCCTGGACGGCGAGAAGATGTCCAAGTCCAAGGGCAACCTCGTCTTCGTCTCCAAGGTGCGGCAGGCCGGCACCGACCCGGCCGCGATCCGGCTCGCGCTGCTGGCCCACCACTACCGCGCCGACTGGGAGTGGACCGACCAGGTGCTGCAGGACGCCGTCGACCGGCTCGCCCGCTGGCGCGCCGCGGTCTCCCGGCCCGACGGCCCGCCCGCCGAGGCGCTCCTGGAGGAGCTGCGCGAGGCGCTCGCCGACGACCTGGACTCGCCGGCCGCGCTCGCCGCCGTCGACCGCTGGGCCGAGCGGCAGCAGGCCGCGGGCGGCACCGACGAGGGCGCGCCCGGCCTGGTGTCCCGGGCCGTGGACGCGCTGCTCGGCGTGGCGCTGTGA